From the Fibrobacter sp. UWR4 genome, the window AAATTTCCAATTCCGATTCTGCTATTTGTGTACCCATCTATCGTGACCCTATTTACCAGTTCTCCTTTTTCATTCAGTACTTGCACACTTCTAGCTTCCGTAAACTTTACATAATTACCATCCTCATCATAAACTCTATACAATTCCCTATTATACGATTTAGGATTCGCACCTTCCGGTGCAGCAGCAGCATCAGCCGCTTCCGCTGCAGCATCAGCCGCTGCAAAATCTTCAAAAGCCTTTTTTTGACCAGGAGTTGCATCAGCAAGATCCCCCAAAGCATTCCTGTCGTCCTCCGCAATTAAACCAGACACATCAGGTTCTCCGGTTTCAGTGATTTCTTCATCAAAAACAGTAGATTTTGCAGAAGAAAGCGTTACACTTAAAAGACCAGAAGCAAAACTCATTCCAGCCCCCTTTAAGCCCCCCTGTACAATACTCCAACCTCGGGCGCCATTTAAAGCAGAACCGGAAGCACCACTAGCAAAACCACTTACCATTTGTGCGTATGCTGGGGACATGAAATTGCGCGCTTTTGCACCAACACCAGCTCCAATCGCACCAGTCGCAGCCCCCTTCCAAGTAGCATCCCATGCCCCAGACCAGCTTACGTCTGTACCATAAGCAAGACCACTGACAGCATAATTGCCCAATCCACCGACAGCACCTCCTGCAGCACCACCTGCGATCGCACCAAGAGCTCCGCCACCAACGGCAGCATCTGCAAAATCGCCAACAGCGCCGGCCGCAGCACCAACAGCAGCACCGCCCACAAAACCAACCCCAATGGACTTGGCACAGTTACCGCCGCCCATACAAGCCTGTATACCACTTACAGTGCCTGCAACTGCGCCAACAACAGCTCCAACAACAATGTTCACCCATTCGCCATTGGGATCAACATAGTTTAACGGATCTCCTCCATAGGTATACGGGTTGGCGAACTGGCCCGCCGGGTCAGGAGTCAGCCACATACCAAAGTAAGGATCAAAGTATCGAGCCCCAAAGTAATACTTGTCATGTTCTTCATCAAACTCCTTACCCTGCCAACGTTTGTTATCATCAGAGGGGCTAACTTCAGAAGAAGCGATGCGACCATAAGGATAATAATCAAAATAAGAAACAACACCTTCGCTATGGTTTACATACCCACGAATATTACCTTGGGCATCTGCTACGGGATAATAGGCAATACCCTTAGAATCTCGATAACCACCAGCAATCAAGTCCATTCGTTCCAGTTCAAACCCATTTCCGTTTACATTTTTATAAGTACCAATTCCAGGAATGGTTGCTTCAGTATAGTTATTCTGTGTAGAGTTGTTTACCACAGAATACCATAAACGGTTGCCACCTTCATCGTAAGCCATAGAAATGGTAGCCTTAACATCAAAAACATTTTCACGATCAACAGCATCCTTAGTCAGATTCGGCTGCAAGTTATTCAATTTGAACACTTTTTCAGGCAGGCCAAGCGAATTCAGCTTGTATGCAACAGTATCCTTCCTGGCATACCAAATATTACCAACAGAATCATACTTAAAGTATTCCGCGCTTGCAGAAGGGCTTCCGTGATTAACGTCATACCCGTAAGGCCTAAAAGATTGGTAGTTGCCATTATAGTTATACCCGATACTTGTCGTATCCTCATGCTTTGCAACAATTCGTCCAAATTCATCAAAGGAATAGCTAGCCTTTGTGTCACCATCTACAGATATCAAACGTCTAGAATAATCATAATCATACGTATTACTCTTTGATTCTTCCTGGCCATTCTTTTTTTTCCACTTATGATCAGCATTCTTGAGACGTCCGGCAAGTTCGTTTTCATAAGTTAGACTATCGGAATACAGTGTTCCCCCGGCATTTTCATACATAATCTTCGTCGGACGACCATAGACATCGTACTTAATGTTTTTTGTAAACACTAGCTTGCCATTGTCATAATAGCTTTTTGAACGAACATTTCCATTGGGGCTATAGACATATATCGCCATCAACAAGCCATTTTCCCAGGTAGTATCTAAACGCCCCTTATCATCATACTTACGTGTTCTTGTATTTTTTACCACCCAATTTTGTCCGTTCCAAGAATCAAAGTGGCTTTCAACCATCTCTCCGGAAACATTGTATTTATAGGAAATCTGAGTTGCGGGAATACCGGGATAGCAATAGATGATCCACTTGTACTTCACCTGTCCCATACGATTGTACGAAGACATTTTTACACTTACCGCATTCTTCTTTGAATCGTAAGCAATTACCGCACCAACATCAAGGTCACGAACATTCGTCATTTTTTTGATAATGCTGTCCAGAAGCAAAGTGTCAATCGTAACGCCTGATTTCGAAAGAGTTTCCTTTGTCGGCATACCGTAAAGCGTTCTTGAGCGAGGGAAAAATGTAGCAGTATCAATGACTGCATTAGGATTATCGAAGCGAACACGTCCATTGCGAACTTCGCCCACAACTGTATCTCGACCAAGGGCATCATATACAACTGCGGAGTAATAGTTTTCGCCCTTAGCACTATCATTTGCATTTCTTGTAAACCTTACACGCCCCAGACTATCGTAAGCAGTTTCACTCCTACCTCTGTCAGCGGACTTTGTTGAAATTAAGCGTCCCTGCTGGTCATAATGGTAAGTTGTTTGGAACAGTTTCAAGTTCCCATCTCGAGTAGCCTTAATAAGAGGATGAACGACATAGGATTCGACCAGACGGTCAAAGACATCATACTCATTTTTCTGATAGGATTCGTACTTTCCATCAAACATCCATGTGGTTACAGTCTTCCCCTTATCATTTTTGATTTCTTGAGAATAATGGTTTTCGGAATCTCTTGTAATGAATAAAAGATAAGTTGCCTTGGCTACATCATTTCTCTTGCTGTATTCCTTTGCAAGGAATCCGTCCTTATTCAGATTTTCATAAGAAATAAAGTCCTTTTCATTTGCAGCGGACATAATCCACGTCTTGCTCTGTTTTTCAACATAATTAAAGGATCTTTTTGCAATACCTGCAGTTGTTTGAAGAGCGCCTTCAAAATTGCCATACAAGGGATCATTTTCCGTGTATGCCAAATCCATTGCATCAGGACGGTCAAGTTCATCGGATCCATCGTAATAATCGTTGGCAGCAGAAATGCATTTTTCACAGGCAAGATCTACATAGTCAAAGCTGTCCAGAGGAGCAATAAACGGAATCGGTGTTTTTCTTTTCGTTCCAAGTCCGTCTGTATATGTAGTAGAAACCAAATACTTCTTTTCGGCAATTGAGTCTACAGTTTCAATGGAATTACCGAAAGACCCCAAAATACTGACAGATCTACTAATTCGGGGATTCTGGGACGTAGACGGATCCAAGTATCGAGTTATTTTCACCATGTCAGGAGAAACATAGGGTATATTTCTTGTTTCACACTTTTTAAAGGTCACCTGTATAGACAACGTCTTGTTGACCATGGGAATAGAGCTTCCCATCACGCCACCAAAATATACGGTATTGGGAGTATTCTCTGCTGAGGTCGACAAGTTAAACAAGTTGTCATAGATAGAATTGATATCCGGATTGTTAGAGTCCAGAATAAAAGTACTATCATAAACGGTCTTTCCATTAACAATAATTTTATCGACAACCTTACCGCCATTTGCCACGATGGAGCCCAGGAATCTCTGGCCCTCATACAGACTATAGGGGGATTTGCCTGATTTCTTGTCTATAACAATTCTACCACCTGCACCAGCCTCCGTAATTAAAGTATAATCAGCCTTTGGCGGTGTAAAACGCACCATGGGTAACTGATTCAGTAAATACTTTACAGAATCAATGGTAAACGAATAGCCTGACGCATATTTTGTAATCTGGAATTTAAATGCGGGGGCTGGTCGGAACCTTACGGAATCATCGTTAACACTCTGAGCGCCTAACTTAGACCAGCTAGTCTCGTTACTCTGAAAGTCATTGACATTAATGGAAAGATCGTTTTGATTATAATTAATCGCAGGATACCCTGCATCATCGGCATGATTAAAAGCATCATTAAAAAACCATACGTAGATTGGGGATTCCGCACTGCGAAGAGTCAGGGCAGTCGTATTGACCTTTACCTCCGAAATTCCACCAACTACAGGATGTTCTCTAGAATAGTCGTAGGCGATCAAGCCTCCCGGCCAGGTAGATCGAGTCGTATCAACGTACAATCCCTTTCCCTTCCCCCACTTTTCACTTATGTTAATGGTCGAGGAAGATAAATCAAAAGACTTTGCGATCCATCCGGGTCGAACACCGTTTTTTCCATAAATTTCCATCTCGTTTTTAACAGTCAATCCAGCCGTGGTTTTAAACGCTTCGCCTGTATAGACTGTAGGTGAGTAGGTGCCGCTCCAAGAATTCTGACGGAAACTTCCGTAATGATTCCAGAGTTGCGTCTGGATTTCACCATCACTATAGACTATTACCTGAGCAGAGTAGGACGAGTAATTCAGAGTAAAGGGGCCCAGTTCGATTAACGTATACTGTTCTACAACTTCTCCTTTATTGATGGAATCCGTACAAAGGCTATACTTATATGGAATAGAGGTAGTTGCCATTTTAACCGGCAACACGTAAGGGGTAGTCGCATCACAGTTGGTGCCGTCGCCAAAGGAAATACATCCATCAGCATGAATGGTCAAGTGATCGTACAACTCACCCATGAAAGATATATGATGCTCCTTATCCAATGCAACAGATGCAGGTCCCTTACTAAAAGCGTACCCCTCTACATAGCTTTTGGGTGTTACCCAGCCAGGAAGCACTTGCTGAACAGATGTTAAATCATCACGACTCGACCGAATATTTGCCAGAGCAACCGTCTGCAACAAGAAAACAGATAAAACAGTGATTAATTTCATGATATTTTTCATAATAGCCCCCTATTCCACAACTGCATCCGCATTAATCATTATTTGTTTTGCCCAAATCAAACCATTCCATCTGGAATTAGGAGCGATATTCACGGAGCAATTCGGAGCAACTACGGTAGCCTTTATTTCAGACAACACGCCCAAGTACAGGTCATTTGTTGAATTTGTGTAAATAAACATGTCACGTTCAGACTTCTTTGTCGTCATAGACACTCTATCGGCAAAATAAATCCTTCTATTAACCCATAACTGAATCGGGCCTTCTTCGTTATTGAAGATAACCTTACTGTCTGGTTCGATAGAGAATTCATCGAAGTAATAGATCCCCGGATTCAAAATCACTGTAGACCCAGCATAGGCCTGTAGCGTCTTGTACGCCCCTGGAGCAACTACAGTAGTCTTTCCTGTACCAGCGTAAATATTGTCGGATCCGACGTTAATATTGAGCTGAGGAATAACAGGCTTTTCAACATTTTCCTTGGAATAACTATCGAGAACCACGTTATCCTGCTTACTCATATTTCCGTTCACAACAACGGTATCAACCTTTGCAGAATTCCGTAAGACCATATTCCCAGTTGAAACTAGTGTTCCATGAACAGAAGCATTTGCTCCAACCTCAACAAAATCGGCCACGTAGTTTCCATTGCGGATTTCTGCACGGTCTGCAAGAACCAGGGAACCCATTGCAACCAGTTTTTGATTCAGGAGTGTGGCAAATTCTTCAGGTACGGCACCAAGATTTTCATGATTGGTAGACGAATCGGAAGAACTAGCTGTAGAATCAGCTACGGAAGAAGAACTGGACGGATTGTCCGAGGGAATTGTATCGTTTACGATTAAGGTCGGAGGCTTAATCCTTGTCGTATCAGCATCGACAACGACTACCTCAGTTTCACCATTTTTCTGATTTACAACATAAATGGTGTCCCCAACATTCACTTCACCCGGAGTGCAAGAATTCTTCCGTGTACTTCCTATTTTTATATCAAAGCATGTTGCACGTACATAGAGCATTCCGCAATGCACCATATCCCAATCGGAACTAAAGCCAAAGCAGGCATTCTGGACATTACTGTCTCCTTGCAACACCAATTCCGTTTCCTTTGTAACCTTTGCAATGATTGTATCTTTTACAGAGGATGGAATGATTGTTGGATTATCATTAGGCTTTGTGACAATAAGAGTATCAACTCGAATATATAGGGAATCCGTGTTATATCTAATATTGTCTTTTGTTTTCACGGCAACACCACCATTAGAATTTGTTGCAGAGAAGTCGGATGATTCAGACTGATTACTCGTGATATCAAAGAAATAAGCTAAACGATCCCCATTTTTTCCACATACAACGATTCTGATTTTATTGGAACCAGACTTCAAAGAAACTCGAATAGGTCTATTCTGAGATTTAGAAGCTAAATCACCCCAATTAAAGAAGGAATATTTTTTTGCGGATTCATCTGAATATATGATTTTGTCTACAACAATATCATTATTCTCAATCTGAATATGACTTAAATCGTCCTTATTCGAGGGAACAATATTAAAATCTATCGTTTGATATGTTTCATCCATTACGGCTGAATAATTCAAAAGATATTGTCTAAAAATCCCGCCAATATTTGTTCCTTTAACTGAACCAACAGAGGAAATCGTAAGATTCAAATCTCCACCTGCATCATATTTCATTGGAACAATATGATCACGTGATTTCCGAGACGAATTGCCCTTTTCATTAAATACTAAGACTGGAGTATGCAGACCAACGGACAAATCAAATGATCCGAATTCAGACTTAGGATTTGCAAACGCAGGTTTTCCAACAGAAACCCAGCGTCCCTTATCATACTTCACGACTGTAAGCTTATTATAGTTGGCAGAAGATACGAACGCAACATAAGGTACCGTATCCTTAACAACAAAATCAAAGTCACAGTTGTCACTCAGGTAAGCTATAATTTTTCTTTCTTCAGACGCACTATTGGACAAAAACGCCGTTTTAACGGAATTATCCTCATAAGGTACAAAGGACGCTTTCTTAACCATGAAACTTTCTACGGAGCCATCTTCATAACTTTCTGTAACCTTAATCGGTGTAGCGGACTCAACAAACTTGAACACAGATAAAGCCTTTTCACTTAAATGGTTCGAACTAAAGTCATAAGAAACAGCCAAGTAAATATTTTTCCCATTAGACGAGAATTTCAGTTTTTTTGCACCTGTCAGCGGTTCGTCACCAACCATCAACAAATCACCGCTATAATCCGGCAAGTAATCAGATGTTCCAGGTTCCTGAGATAAAGTTGTACCGGCCCACACACGTTCATTTTTGAGAGTATGAGCTTCACTAGAATTATACAGTCTCTTAACAACGACAAACTTTGGTGAAATAGTCTTTGCAATAGTCGAATCCTTACCATCCGCTGCTATTACCGTCTCCGATGTATCCTTATTGGCCATTTCAATAGATCCGATATAGGCGACATATGGAATTCCATTGGGTCCAATGATTATATCGGCATCATTTACATGACCATCGCTTACAGCCCCTTCTACATACCCATATGTATTGGAAGACTCATTGACATACACGGAGCCACCAACATTTTTCCAGGAATGATTGCTGTATTGCTTTACAAACAGCCTAGAACTAGTGGTGTAGCTAGAATCCCACTGGTTTCTTTTCACATTCCACTTACGGTCTGAATAAGAGGAAACATTCTTTTCATACAATAAATACAGAACGTTATTGGAATCAATCGCTGTCTTGTACTTTTCCGTTTTCACGCCAACCGTATCAACATTTCCCAAATAGGACCAAACATCACTAGAGTAAGAATAAAGCACTCCAGTCTTATTCGCATTTGTTCGTCGACCCACGGCGAGATCCTGATCAGCGAACATAAAGGTATTCTTTCCATTAGATGTTGAAACAAATTGATTGATTCGTTCATACAACTTAACAGAATCATTCCACTCATTTCCATCATATACAGCAGTATGGAATCCATCCTTAGACAAATAGCTAAGCGTTGTCGTATCCTTATCATCCAAGAACGAAGGCTTACTTCCAACATCAAGCGTGGATCCATACTTCACCCACCCTGAACGGATTCGATTTACGTGGACGGTATAGATTTTGGATTTTTGCGGAGCTACATCCACTTTTAAAGTCAGATTATCAATGCCGTCAACAGAAATGTCAACACCTTTTAAATCTGAACAACAAGATACAAACCAGTCGGTTGTCACTTCATTTCCAGCATAGTACTGGTAATAAACCTTGTCCTTATCTTGCTTAGTAACCCAACTGACATTCAATTCAGTAACGTCATCGGAAATTGAATAATACAGCTCTGCACCATTGTCAGAAATATCCAAATTTTCACCATTTATGCTGAGCTTTTTCAGACCATCGGCACCGTTAGGTTCAACAAGACAGGCACCACTGATATATTCCTTCTTAGAAGACAACACCACGGAACCATCTTCCAATTCTGTCCAATTCTCAACAATCCTTCCTCTAGAGTCATAAACAACGTACTCTCCAATACCGCGATCATTTACCTGAACATTCGGTTTTGACCATTTTTTATTCCAAAATGTAACAGAGGATTGTGCTATCGTCGGAACAATTCGAATATCCTGAAGATTTACAGAAGAACCATCCACAAGCCTAAATGCAATTCTATAAGAACCATTTCCAAGAGGTGTTTCAAATTCAACATAATTCCATAGTTTGTGTTTCTGTAGAGTCCAAGTATTCTTTACAGAGCCATTCACAAATAACTGGACTGAACGGTCCACATCATCCACATTCTGAATCCAGGCACTAAACCTGTAATTTCCGTTTCTTGCAGCGGGAATTCTTGTTTCGAGATCACTACCAACACTTAATTGAATAGCCCTTGTATCAAATCGGCCAAAGCCAACACCATTACCATTGACGGCA encodes:
- a CDS encoding RHS repeat domain-containing protein; this encodes MKNIMKLITVLSVFLLQTVALANIRSSRDDLTSVQQVLPGWVTPKSYVEGYAFSKGPASVALDKEHHISFMGELYDHLTIHADGCISFGDGTNCDATTPYVLPVKMATTSIPYKYSLCTDSINKGEVVEQYTLIELGPFTLNYSSYSAQVIVYSDGEIQTQLWNHYGSFRQNSWSGTYSPTVYTGEAFKTTAGLTVKNEMEIYGKNGVRPGWIAKSFDLSSSTINISEKWGKGKGLYVDTTRSTWPGGLIAYDYSREHPVVGGISEVKVNTTALTLRSAESPIYVWFFNDAFNHADDAGYPAINYNQNDLSINVNDFQSNETSWSKLGAQSVNDDSVRFRPAPAFKFQITKYASGYSFTIDSVKYLLNQLPMVRFTPPKADYTLITEAGAGGRIVIDKKSGKSPYSLYEGQRFLGSIVANGGKVVDKIIVNGKTVYDSTFILDSNNPDINSIYDNLFNLSTSAENTPNTVYFGGVMGSSIPMVNKTLSIQVTFKKCETRNIPYVSPDMVKITRYLDPSTSQNPRISRSVSILGSFGNSIETVDSIAEKKYLVSTTYTDGLGTKRKTPIPFIAPLDSFDYVDLACEKCISAANDYYDGSDELDRPDAMDLAYTENDPLYGNFEGALQTTAGIAKRSFNYVEKQSKTWIMSAANEKDFISYENLNKDGFLAKEYSKRNDVAKATYLLFITRDSENHYSQEIKNDKGKTVTTWMFDGKYESYQKNEYDVFDRLVESYVVHPLIKATRDGNLKLFQTTYHYDQQGRLISTKSADRGRSETAYDSLGRVRFTRNANDSAKGENYYSAVVYDALGRDTVVGEVRNGRVRFDNPNAVIDTATFFPRSRTLYGMPTKETLSKSGVTIDTLLLDSIIKKMTNVRDLDVGAVIAYDSKKNAVSVKMSSYNRMGQVKYKWIIYCYPGIPATQISYKYNVSGEMVESHFDSWNGQNWVVKNTRTRKYDDKGRLDTTWENGLLMAIYVYSPNGNVRSKSYYDNGKLVFTKNIKYDVYGRPTKIMYENAGGTLYSDSLTYENELAGRLKNADHKWKKKNGQEESKSNTYDYDYSRRLISVDGDTKASYSFDEFGRIVAKHEDTTSIGYNYNGNYQSFRPYGYDVNHGSPSASAEYFKYDSVGNIWYARKDTVAYKLNSLGLPEKVFKLNNLQPNLTKDAVDRENVFDVKATISMAYDEGGNRLWYSVVNNSTQNNYTEATIPGIGTYKNVNGNGFELERMDLIAGGYRDSKGIAYYPVADAQGNIRGYVNHSEGVVSYFDYYPYGRIASSEVSPSDDNKRWQGKEFDEEHDKYYFGARYFDPYFGMWLTPDPAGQFANPYTYGGDPLNYVDPNGEWVNIVVGAVVGAVAGTVSGIQACMGGGNCAKSIGVGFVGGAAVGAAAGAVGDFADAAVGGGALGAIAGGAAGGAVGGLGNYAVSGLAYGTDVSWSGAWDATWKGAATGAIGAGVGAKARNFMSPAYAQMVSGFASGASGSALNGARGWSIVQGGLKGAGMSFASGLLSVTLSSAKSTVFDEEITETGEPDVSGLIAEDDRNALGDLADATPGQKKAFEDFAAADAAAEAADAAAAPEGANPKSYNRELYRVYDEDGNYVKFTEARSVQVLNEKGELVNRVTIDGYTNSRIGIGNFFGYKYISIHSHMSSWKPTPNGIGSDGRPYKSDVGQFSDLAEKGNVSLIYLRP